The Candidatus Reconcilbacillus cellulovorans genome includes the window ACCGTTATTATGTCGACCATTTGTTGAAGCACGTGGAATTGAGCGATGAAGTTGTCCGGAAGCTGAAGGCGTTCTTCGCCGAACGGCTGAACCGGCTGGAAGACGCGATGCAGCAGGCGGCCCAGATCGTGGCCAGGCTGACGAACTACACGGCGATCGTGCTGGGGCCGGAAGTTTTCCATGCGGCGCTGAGGCATTTGCAGATCGTGCCGCTGAACGACCGGAAGGCGGTCGCGGTCATCGTGACCGACACGGGACATGTGGAAAACCGGCTTGTGGACATTCCGGAAGACATGTCCGCCTCGGATCTCGAAAAAGCGGTCAATTTCCTGAACGCCAAGCTGACCGGCGTGCCGCTTTTCCGGTTTAAGACGAGGCTGTACAGCGAGATCGCCGCCGAGCTGTCCCGTTATGTATCGCGGTATGAAGAATTGTGCAGGATGATTGAAGACGTGTTGGAGAATGACCACGCCGACCGCGTCTATCTGAGCGGGACGACCCATATGTTGAACCAGCCGGAGTTCCGAGACGTAGAAAAGGTTCGGCGCGTGTTCGATCTTCTGGAGAGCACGCCTGAACTGATTCGCCTGATGTCGCCGTCGACGGAAGGCATTCAGGTCCGGATCGGCGAGGAAAACAGCGTCGAAGCGATCAATCAATGCAGTCTGATCACCGCGACGTATTCAGTGGACGGGCGAATCGTCGGCGCGATCGGCGTATTGGGACCGACGCGGATGGAATACGGCAGAGTCATCGCGTTTCTGGAGCGGTTCAGCGAGGAGATGGCCCGGCTGCTGAGTCAGTGGTATCGGTAAGCGGGGCGGCGGATCGCGGACGACGGAATCCGCGACACCCGCCGCTTCTCCTTGCTGGGCGCCTGATGGAGGAGGAGGTGACACCGCAGGTGGTTTCGCAGGAACAAAACGAAGCAAGCACGGCTGAATCCCGCCCGGAAGCTGAAATGGAAATCACGACGGCGGACGAGGCGACAGGCGACACCGAATCCGC containing:
- a CDS encoding heat-inducible transcriptional repressor HrcA; the protein is MLTERQKLILGVIVDDYIRSAEPVGSRTISKRGTVGFSPATIRNEMSDLEELGYLEQPHTSAGRIPSQKGYRYYVDHLLKHVELSDEVVRKLKAFFAERLNRLEDAMQQAAQIVARLTNYTAIVLGPEVFHAALRHLQIVPLNDRKAVAVIVTDTGHVENRLVDIPEDMSASDLEKAVNFLNAKLTGVPLFRFKTRLYSEIAAELSRYVSRYEELCRMIEDVLENDHADRVYLSGTTHMLNQPEFRDVEKVRRVFDLLESTPELIRLMSPSTEGIQVRIGEENSVEAINQCSLITATYSVDGRIVGAIGVLGPTRMEYGRVIAFLERFSEEMARLLSQWYR